A section of the Enterococcus montenegrensis genome encodes:
- a CDS encoding YycH family regulatory protein: protein MKISERIIRIGLIFLIALSFYLSYMIWLSPTARSNLQTNKQAERIVSTTQNIRKATDIFLPLRLVWVNGEGNIKQTSTDTIIGDVQNLVNKASFGTPEKKNYDSDEEFFADVDIKNGVELSYFGPFLVKEYVEMFNLDLALDKLQDVHFTKVQLDFDSHQIRFINMRRHQIVEVPVTIDELKITQIASQAAEKNWLQMNEENRISSMQYNTQTPVKLKRYSYIASNLSYTTFRDAFFTNPQDVKMNEETSNLVLYDGTENMSIQEDKQLIDFRGEIDLSGGEGDIYSQSFSYITRLGANLGNLRYFDRDKDEITYRIFVEGYPVFGDAYQGEVNLKINGESKTDNGALPVQILSSMNAIQVPIPSDEVVELPPSHTIIENLAYMGVDQSLVQSLVIAYGRQDLSATSGVVDLVPMWYIRYDGQWYSYDSLIAKIQQETGAD from the coding sequence ATGAAAATATCCGAACGTATTATTCGTATCGGTTTGATTTTTTTAATCGCATTAAGTTTTTATCTTTCTTATATGATTTGGTTGAGCCCGACTGCGCGCAGTAATTTGCAAACCAATAAGCAAGCAGAACGGATTGTCAGTACGACCCAGAATATCCGAAAAGCAACCGACATTTTTTTACCGCTACGTTTGGTATGGGTCAATGGTGAAGGCAATATTAAGCAGACATCTACAGACACAATTATTGGGGATGTTCAAAATCTAGTGAATAAAGCTAGTTTTGGTACCCCTGAGAAAAAAAACTATGACAGCGATGAAGAATTTTTTGCTGATGTTGATATTAAAAATGGCGTTGAACTTTCATATTTTGGCCCATTTTTAGTGAAGGAATATGTTGAAATGTTTAATCTAGACTTAGCATTAGATAAATTGCAAGATGTTCATTTTACTAAGGTGCAGCTTGACTTTGACAGTCATCAAATTCGCTTTATTAATATGCGCCGTCATCAAATTGTCGAGGTGCCAGTAACCATTGATGAGCTGAAGATTACGCAAATTGCAAGCCAAGCCGCAGAAAAAAATTGGCTGCAAATGAATGAAGAAAATCGCATCAGTAGTATGCAATACAATACGCAAACGCCGGTCAAATTGAAGCGCTATAGCTATATTGCTTCTAATTTATCTTATACAACATTCCGGGATGCATTTTTCACAAATCCCCAAGATGTAAAAATGAATGAAGAAACTAGCAACCTTGTTTTATATGATGGCACTGAAAATATGAGTATTCAAGAAGACAAGCAGCTCATTGATTTTCGTGGAGAGATTGACTTAAGTGGTGGTGAGGGCGATATCTATTCCCAAAGCTTCAGTTATATCACACGCCTTGGTGCTAATTTGGGAAATTTACGTTATTTTGATCGCGACAAAGATGAAATTACTTACCGTATTTTCGTGGAAGGCTATCCTGTGTTTGGGGATGCTTATCAAGGGGAAGTTAATTTAAAAATAAACGGGGAAAGTAAAACAGATAACGGTGCTTTGCCGGTCCAAATTCTCTCAAGTATGAATGCAATCCAAGTACCGATTCCTTCTGATGAGGTCGTGGAATTACCGCCAAGTCATACGATTATTGAAAACCTGGCTTATATGGGGGTCGATCAAAGTTTGGTTCAATCGCTTGTGATTGCTTATGGTCGCCAAGATCTATCTGCCACTAGTGGTGTTGTAGATTTAGTCCCGATGTGGTATATCCGCTATGATGGTCAGTGGTATTCTTATGATAGTTTAATTGCTAAAATCCAGCAGGAAACGGGGGCGGATTAA